Genomic segment of Verrucomicrobiota bacterium:
ATCAGCGTGAACATGTTCAAATTCCACGTCACCACTGAACGCCAGCCTCGCCTAAAAAACGGCCAGCCCGCCCACAGCACCACGGGTGTGGAGAGGCCGAACTGAATCCACCGCGACGCATCGCTCATCACCCAACCCTCGTGACCCAGTGCAGGAATCAGATGCGCCATCGCAAGGATGAATACAGGAAGCGAGAGTACGCCGCCAATCCAGAGTCGTCGTGTCATTTCAGTGAGTTCGGTGTTCTCCTCTTCTTTTGTCGCCGTTGTCTGCGTCTTTAACTCTAGGGTCATACCACACTTGGGACAATTGCCAGGATGATCCTGCTGCACTTCGGGGTGCATCGGACACGTATAAATCGGCTTTCCCACCGATGCGGGCTCGACCCACGACGGATTCCGCTCCAACGCCATGCCACACTTCGGACAGTCGCCGGGCTTGTCCGACTCCACACCAGGACACATCGGGCAAAAGTATTTGGCCACTGTAGAAGGCTTCACTGTCGCGTGCTCATGATTGTGTGAATCACCTTCGCAGCACGACTTCTTTTTAGGTTCCGGTTTTGGTTTGTTACAGCAATCACTCATGAGAGTTTACTTCTTTTCAAATTTTCACTTCCTCCCGCGACAAAATCCACTAGCGGACAGCCTTTCAGCTCTCCGCTGCCGTGACACCTTGTGACGAGCCCTGATAACGCTTTTTCCATCGCTTTTAGGTCGCGGATTTTCTGACCGTCGCGCTCGGTCTTAAGAGCCGTGACTTCGGCCACAGTCATTCCGCAAATGGGGTCTTTGGTCAAGGGTTATTTCTTGTGCGTTCCTGGAACGGTATTGAGTTTCATTTATTTGGATTTGTCCCGCACTTTTTTATCAAGGTCGATTTTCTCCGGACCAGTGGACTTCTCGGCTTGATCCTCGAGAATTAAAAGCTCCTTGGTCTTGACGGGAAGTCGCTCGAATTTTTTCAGATCTTTGCCGAGATCTTTAGATGGTTCTTGGGGTTTTTGTTTCATAGACAGGGGTTGGCTAGGGGTCATTCCTCCGTTGGTCATTTTAGATATATCGGGAGGGGGCTTCTCTCACTTTTTCTCTACTAATTTCATGCCGCATTTTGGGCAGTTTACCGACCAGTCTTTCACCACTTCGGGGTGCATCGGGCAGGTGTATTGGACGGCTGAGTTGCCAGTGAGAGTCGTCGGTTCTGATTTGTCGCAACCGGTGGCGCTCAAGGCGGTAATGCCGAGCACCAATGCAGCCATCGCTGTGAGAATCGATTTCGTTTTCATATGTTTGGTTTTTTAAGGTCTTGTTTTGGTTTTGGTCTCGTTCTTTAACTTATTATGTTTTTCAATGCGCACCCGGTGAGTTCGTGTCTGAAAAGTGGGTTGTGGGCACTCCCCTATTATCACTTCGGCAGGGCCGGCTTAGCTATGGGGTGATACCCTACTTAAGGCATGCTGCCAGGACGAGGACGGTAGTGGAATTGGGGTCAGGCGGAAATTCGAGATATTCTTTCCGGCAATTTGCTCCAGGAGGCAAGCAAGGACGATTACTCTACAGTAAAATCGAAAAAAACGATTTCTTGGAGAGGTGGGGTTGCGCAAATCCAAGAGGTGTGTAGAATGTGATCGCTGAAAAGAAAAGGGAGTCGGTCACATTGATAATAAAATCAGCAGAGAAAATATATTTTTATGGATTTACGATCAGGATATCCTTTTTGGCTTATACGTAATGGGCTGCCCTCGACATTTCCCGCGCTGCGTAAGAATGAACGCTGTGATGTGGTGGTGGTGGGAGCAGGAATCACCGGAGCTCTTGTTTCCTATCAACTCGCTCAAGCGGGGCTTTCGGTGGTCGTGGTCGACGAGCGCCACGTGGCATGGGGGAGCACGGCAGCCAGTACGGCCCTACTGCAATACGAGATCGATGTGCCACTGCATGAGCTTGAAGAGATGCGTGGTAGGGAAAATGCTGTGGGTGCTTACCTTGCCTGTTGGGAAGCCATTTCGAAAATTGAGAAGCTAAGCCGCGCGCTGGAGGATGACTGCGACTTTAAGCGTTGCCCGAGCTTATATTTGGCCACACAGTCCAGCGATATGATCGCGCTGAAAAGAGAGTTCCTCGCTCGACGCCGCGCAGGCCTGGAGCTCGACCTATGGAGTGCCGCGCAGCTAAAGGCGAAGACGGGAGTCATTCGGCCTGGCGCCCTTTTCTCGAAGGATGCGGCGCAAATCGACCCCTATCGATTTGTCTATCATCTGCTGAAGGCGGCGCAAGGGATGGGTG
This window contains:
- a CDS encoding copper-transporting ATPase, whose translation is MTLELKTQTTATKEEENTELTEMTRRLWIGGVLSLPVFILAMAHLIPALGHEGWVMSDASRWIQFGLSTPVVLWAGWPFFRRGWRSVVTWNLNMFTL
- a CDS encoding heavy metal-binding domain-containing protein, which gives rise to MKTKSILTAMAALVLGITALSATGCDKSEPTTLTGNSAVQYTCPMHPEVVKDWSVNCPKCGMKLVEKK